The DNA window CGCCACGAGGGTGCCATCCGGGGAGAGCCGCGTCGACGGGGCGCAGTCGCCGTCCACGGTGGGACGGGACAGCCCGGTTCCGCCGGCCAGCCGGCGGATCTCCAGCTGGCAACGGGTCATGTCAGGCAGGCCGGTCGCTGACACCACCAGGCCCGCTGCCACGTCGGCCCCTCGGAAGGGCAGCTCGCCGTCGACCTCCGCGCCTACGTGGATGAGGATCTTCTCCTTCCCGGTGGCCAGCTCGTGGGCCACCAGCCCCTTCCCGTCGCGCACCAGGTAGGCGTACCGGGCGTCCGCCCCGACGAGGGTGAGAGCCTGCCCCTTGACCCGGACCTCCCGACTCACCCGCACCCGGTCGTCCGGCCCGAGCACCAGAAGCCGGATCGAGAGACCGGCCACGTCCGGACCGTCCCGCCGCCGCACGCCGGGCGTGAGGTCGGTGAGCTTGAGGCCCACCAGCCGCCCGTCAGACAGGGGCACGGTCTGCTCCCAGCCGGCCGGGACCCGGTGCCGGATCACCGCGCCGTCGGCGGTCAGCTCGTCCGCGGTGCCGGCGAGCAGGCCGATCTCCGGGCCGTTCCGGGCCGGCCGGACGGTGCCGCCCTCCCCGGAGAGGATCAGCCGCTGCGCCGGCCCGTCGGTGGGTGCGGGCGCGGCCGGGCCGGTGTCGGCCGGTCGGACCGACGGCGCGGACACCGGCGGGGCCGCGTGGTCGTCGTGGGCCAGCAGCGGCACGGCGCCCCCGGTGAGGGCGACCAGCACCACCAGCACCGCCGCGCCGGTCACGCTCCGGCGGCGACGCCGGGCGCGGGCTCGCCGGCGAATGGTCGCCAGGTCCGCCGGGTGCGGTCCGGTGGCGCGAGCGGCGCTATGGACCAGCTCGGCAAGGTCCTCGGGTACGGCGTCCACGGTCACTCCTCCTCGGCCAGCGCGGCCCGCAGCTCGGCCAGCCCCCGGGAGAGGCGGCTGCGGACGGTGCCCTCGGCCAGGTCCAGCACGGCGGCGGTCTCGGCGGTGGAGAGATCCAGCAGCACCCGGCAGACGATCACGGTGCGCCGGTTCATGGGCAGCAGTTCCAGGGCCGACCGGGCGGCCAGTCCGGCGGGGTCCGGGGCGGCCGTCGCCGGATGCCGGTCCTCGGCCGGTGGCCGTTCCCGGCGTACCTTCCGCCACCAGGAGGTGGCCCAGTTCAGCCCCACTCGGAAGACCCAGCCACCCGGGTTGTCCAGCCGGCGCACCCGGTCCCACCGGGCGTACGCCCGGGCCATCGCCTCGTCGGTCGCCTCCCGGGCCACCGCGGTGTCCCCCACGGCCAGCGCGAGCGCGCGGTGGATCCGG is part of the Micromonospora halotolerans genome and encodes:
- a CDS encoding sigma factor-like helix-turn-helix DNA-binding protein, with protein sequence MGSHLSAPAGPPDVLPRSRDTSSHLPFEQFYRDHVDRIHRALALAVGDTAVAREATDEAMARAYARWDRVRRLDNPGGWVFRVGLNWATSWWRKVRRERPPAEDRHPATAAPDPAGLAARSALELLPMNRRTVIVCRVLLDLSTAETAAVLDLAEGTVRSRLSRGLAELRAALAEEE